In Euphorbia lathyris chromosome 10, ddEupLath1.1, whole genome shotgun sequence, the DNA window ataactttattttttcttcaCTTTAATCCCTAATTTAATAACTttcttatttattcattttattaacattatttttattcattttaatcctCAATCTAATAACTTTCctttttgttcattttaatCCATGTTTTAACAAACTTATATTTTACcgttttaattcaaaatttagtaattttattttattcactttagtccttaatttgaagtcttctctttctttcaatCAGGTCCCAGAATAAACAATTTAagtttattcattttagtcctTAGTCCATTTATGCATCATAGTTAATTGTATAGCTATGTTATTTGGTTCTAACCTTTTACTTTGAGTTAGTAGAAATATGTGAGAACGTTATTTTGGTTAGGAATAAATATTCAGGAATGCCCGAAcgtaattgtatttaatttgtaattatttcattgcttttgggatgataatattttgatatttatttattttgtgtgTACATGTGTAATATTccattaaaattgattttttcaaacaaaatgaatttaaaaaacAAAAGAGTTATTAATTGTCTGCTTGTATGAGGTGGGTTCACTGGGCGACTTTAGAAGTGTTTAATATTTCTTTTCGAATGAATATTAACCTTCTCCAAGCGTACCTAACTTCCCGAATCCACTTGCTTCTCACAAGGAATCTCATTAACCTTCTCTGACCTAAAATCTGGGTGGCGAATCTTTCTTCGACACAGGTCCCGTCGAGCTGTCATTTTTCAATTGTACTCCGAGTCTAAACAATACTGTAGCGTCATAACGCGGGTCTGCTTTTGAGTTGTTCCTCAAAGCCTATGTCTAACGCCGCGTAATTACATTTGTTCATATTTCATGGTATACAATTTTTTTGAACCGACATCATAttcaaaaaaacaaataaaacttACAATTTCAGTAATCAATCTTGAATGAAATATTGGAGTATCAGGAGCAGCCAATGAGTCCCAAACTTCTACTGTTTTCTTGTTCATCATAATTCGAGCTAGAGTGAAGTGTTTTTGATGTAAAATAGGGATATAAATCTAAAAGATGGCTTCGACATTGGAATTTGTATAATATTGGCATACAAAAATAGAGACTTACATCATTGAATCACATGATTAAAAAGTTTATATTACACATATTTGTTTGAACTAGTATTTTGGTGGTTCTGTTTGAGCTATACGAGATGAAATTCTCATATACGGTTATCGGAAGGGGGAGTCTTTCTGGTTTATCTATCTCAATAAAGCCTATGCGAGTTCAAACAAGAAGTTGTAATATGGTCACCTATAACATCCCAAAATTTTTGATAAAAGTATGGATTAAATCCATCAATGCCAGGATTCTTGTTCAGGTGTATAGAGAACACAACATCCTTAATTTCAACAAGGGAAAACGGTCTCAATAGGTATGAGCATGGTTTTTCGTGTGATTCGACCAATCGAGCCAAAAACTTGGTCCCTCAGTAAATTCTGAAGTCCAAAACCCCCATGAGAGGTTATATCAATATCTTAcgtattttattttaagaagATATTATGATGTATCTCTgcgttatatttttatttttattttttatttttttttcaagaaaTCTCGAAACACTGTGTTTCGCCGATCAACACATTGCATATAGgctttattttaataatatttgtaagtgttaacaaaagaaaaatacttAACAAATTTGATTGTTGTTCGGTTATAATATGAAACCGAACCAGAATGAATTGAAATATTTTGGTTCGGCCCGGATCAAACCAAATTACAATTCTGTTTGGTTTGGTTTCAAAAAATACTGacaatttggttcggttttattcggttcggtttttggaCCGAACTGGACCATGCTCACCCCTATACACAAATACAACACGAAGTCGTCTTCTATGTTGTTTCCAATTCAAAATCTATTATCGGTAGGATAAAAAAAACAGGACCTTTAACATTTGcttattcaaattaaaatagaatattAGAAACAAAATTTGATAACAAtggtagggctgtaaatgagacgagccgctcatgagcggctctgtgTTTGGCTCGACAAAAGCTcagctcggctcgactcgatTTTTTatagagccgctcatgagcaccATTTTCAAGAACCAGCATTATAaacgagctgctcatgagcaaAGCTTGCGAGCACAACGGATGACCTGCTCACGAACAAATAAAACGAGCTGGTTGTGAGCAAGCTCGATAAACGAGCTCAGCTGGTGAACAATCAAGCTGCTAAATGAGCCGAAATTGAACAGCAAATTGAGATCGAACCGAGCTCGAAGCTCGAGCTCGATAAGAAATTGTTGAGCCGAGCTCgagcagaccaaagctcggctcggttcGTTTACAGCCCTAAACAATAGGACTCGAATATCCGATATAAGGATTTGAGAGGAGTTGTTTTAACAAATGAACTAAGAACAATTATTGTTAAGATTTGGAACTAATTGTATAAGATATGACACAAAAATACATATAATTACAAAGATCTATTATTGTTTCAAATTATTTACATTATACCTTTAacaataacgtaacgtaataattATAACGTTATGTcacctaacgtaacgtaataattataatatcaatttataaATGCTTAGGGTTACTTAGCTTAATTTGTGAGTGCAAaggttttgtaattttttaagctttcatttatttataaacaatcatttgAGCTTATGATCCCTAACGTAACCTAGCGTAATATAAATCACAGTGGAAAAGAATCACAATAGAAAGTCTCGAAAGGTTCTCTCGAAGATATGACGTAAGTCGTAGttgccgaaccaggataaatcgtGTGGCTGAAACTTTCTATCTCTATTCTCTTTATTTATTGTCTTTATATTTTGATTGCAAATATTTCATTAAGATAACTTTTATCATATTTACTTAAAAAGGTTTTAAAGACAACAATAAGTACTTAATTTGCACATTTATCTGATTCCGCAAATATTTGTATAAGGATGCAAATTAATATTATTGAGCAACTTTTTAATAAGCAAAAGATACCATTTTTAAAAGGCTAATAAACAGTGGTAGAGCCAGGACCTATTGGTCGAGGGGGCTAGCCcgtcaacaaaaaaaaatttaaatgctaCGGGATGGGCTAGATGCTACATGTCGGGTTAAACCAGCCcatgttatttttataaatcccaaGAAATCCTAAATTAGAccctaaattaattataggggtaagataccaaaatagacctatgatttttagactctacgtacaaaatagcaccaatataggtttaacgtttaaaaaatagtaccaatttaggcctccaTAACGAAACGgaacacgtcattgatattactccgttaaacTCTGATTTGATAAATTACGGGGAAATTATGTTAATTCAGTCTAAAATTAATTGTTCAATATATTCTATATAGCATTACCTGGATTCAAGAAAACTAATCCAAACGATTAAGGAATAAATTTTATAGTTCTTTTATTCAAACATATTCACGATTTTCTGaatttaacaaaattattaCTTATTGAATTTAACaagttttaattatattatatagctCAATGATtgcataaaaaaaatgtgaaaatgacCATTGGAAATTAGTTCCGTTAGCTTGCACAACCCAAGCCTTTTGTGAAAATAGTAGTTGAGCTAAGTTTAGATAAATAGTACCACTTAACAGATTAAACATCCCATCCCAATTGAACCATTTTGTTATAGGTTGCCATTTTATCATTCACCTAATAACACAAGCCCAACCTTTTGTTTAAATATATATCTTTCAAATCCCTTAAATTACTCTAATATAATTTTTGTATTGAATTTCAAAATACAAATATAATAAAAGACAAAACTTAAACTCTTAATAGGCATATATAAGTTAAGTTTATCAATTGTCACACAGACGACAAGTCACCGAAGTTAGCTTCTAATCTTGTTCGGGCCTATAGATACCAGTCACTTGATTAAACATGTACCATTTTCGTCATAAAGCCATGGCGGATGACCATATACCACTTTCGGTATATACCAGGGTGGACGACCAACACAATATCCATCGGTAGGATGAAATTTCTGATCAGGCAAGCAAAATATACAACCGTGGTCGAATCCTGCATAGTCAATAGCATTCCAATCAAGGTGAGAGAGTTCCCAAACATAATCtacaaggcttaatacataaataaacaCTTAAACTTGACAAGTTTCTTCTCTTGGCACCCTAAACTTTAACATGGACCTATCACGCACCTATACTTGACTAAATATAAATGTTATATTGCAATTTAGTGTGGATGAGGTTTAGTTTAGTCAAGTATGAGTGTGTAATACGTATATGTGAAAGTTCAGGGTGCCAAGGGAACAAACTTGTCAAGTTTGAGGGTGCatttatgtattaagcctaatctACAAATTGTCCAAAGTAAAAAGAACATTTAAGAATCCCCTTGGGGACGTGGGAGAGAGTTCCCCATCTCCGCCCCCGGGGTTTTTTTTCTCCCCATCCCCACATAATGGGGAAAGTAAATGGGGACAAATACAAGATGTTTTAAacctaaattaaacaaaacaaaTGCAACAAAGGATAATATGCGCATTACCAGGGTCATCACTAGGCTCAAATGTAGAACAGCACGTGGCATGAAATTTCCCTGAACAATCATCTTTAAGCAATTCACCAAAGAAGTGTTTTGGAGAGACATCACTGCAGTCAGCATTCTTGCGTTTACAAATGAAGCTGATATGAATCCAATATTGATCGTCCTCAGCTTCAGGGAGTTGTAATCTCGAACCACTTACATCCAGGACTTCTAAAACTTCAAACTCAGCATCCTAACCAACATTGTGTAAAATTAGAAATGCTGCAGCACAAGTggttaaaataaatatgaaagaGAGCAAACAGGAAACCTGGCTCTTTTCATAAAATTCCAAAGCCATCTTCGCATATCCAAGATTCACTTCCTTCAAGATTGCGACTAAACTGTTTTGCTCAAGAATCATGTTAAAAATTAGTATTATAGTCATACTAATAGCTGAACAGAAGCTAGCaataactaaaaaatatatagacaGGTAAATCTTTTGCAGAGTTATCTATCAACTATTGATGATTTGGTTCATTCTCGAACCATGCTATTTGACTCGCCAAATATGACAGATCAACTACTCATAGACCAATATTTGAAACCCTAACAATTAATGAGGAAATTAATTATCACCTAGGGCTCGTGACTGTAGTACCCCTCAAACGGCCACGGGCGGAGCCTCCATCGATCTGTCGTTGAGTGGCGTCAATTGCTCTTGGCAACCTTTAATTGCAGAAGAAACGAAATGAAAAGCACAGACTAAGTCATGCTAAATGTCACAACTTGACATGAATTCATGAAACCTCAACGTTTCACAATGTTATCAATCAATATTACACTGATCAGGATTTCGTCTGTGGTATTTGATTCGCCAAAAATCCAAACCCTAAAAATAAGGTGAAGCAATTAATTATAAATGAGAAACTTTACCCAGAGAAGGACCCATCCTTGAGTCTCTTACGCTTGACCTGGTGACATTTGGAGCCTCCAGCTGTATCTCCTTCGGAGGCACCTCTTTGAAACCTTGAATTGCAGAACAAACGAAATGAAAAGAACAGACTTATGTTTAAACATGTAATGCGAAAGCTTTTCAGAACAGAGCAATAAGAAGAAAACATCAAACCCTACAACCAAGTCACAACAACAAGGCCTACTACCTTCTGCAGTAATTTTTcacaattttatattattaagtaATCAGGATTTCATCTGTAATTAGGCCGTGGTATTTGATTTGCCACAAATAAAAAGCCTAAGAACAAGGTGAAGCAATTAGTTACAAGTTAGAAACTTTAACAACAGACACTCTCCTTCTTGACTTTCTTACGCTTAACTTGGTGACGCTCGGAGCCTCCTTGGGAGGCATTAGTTCTTCTTTGAAACCTTTAATTGCAGTACAAACAAAACGAAAAGCAGGGTCTAATGATAAACATGTAATGTGAAAGCTTTTCAGAGCAGAGCAACAAGAAGAAAACATGAAACCCGACAACCAAGTCATGCTAAATGTCACAACAACAAGGTCTACTTGACATGAATTCATGTCAAGTAGACCTTGTGCACCAACTGTTCACAATGTTATCAATCAATATTATTAACTAATCAGGATTTCGTCTGTAATCAGTCTGTGGTATTTGATTCACCAAAATTCCAAACCCTAAAAATAAGGTGAAGCAATTAGTTATAAATTAGAAACTTTACCAAGAGAAAGACTCCTCCTCGACTCTCTTACGGTTGACCTGGTGACCGTCGGAGCCTCCAGCCATATTCCCTTTGGAGGCATCAGGTCCTCTTTGCAACCTTTAATTGAAGAACAAACAAAATGAAGCACAGACTCGTGTTAAAAATTGTAAAGCGGAAGCTTTTCAGAACATACCAataagaagaagacatcaaacccTATAACCAAGTCACAACAACAAGGCCTACTACCTTCTGCAGTAATATTTCACAATGTTATTGATCAATATTATCAACTAATGCGGATTTCATCTATTTGATTCAACAAGAATCCATAAGGACCATAACCTAACAATGAGTGAagaaattaattgttaattataaacTTTACCTAGACACTCGCTTCTTCTTGATCCTCTTACACTTGACTAGGTGACTCTCCGAGCCCACACCCATCTGTCCATGAGAGGCATCACCTCCACATTGCATCCTTCATatgcaaaacaaaaaaataagtgAAAGTGCAAACATAAACATGTGATGTGAAAACTTTTCGGAACAGAGcaataaagaagaaaatgtCAAAGCCAACAACCAATCCATGCTAAAAGTCCACAAGACATGAATTTACAATACCTTTCACATATTTATCAAAGAAAACAGTATTATCTATCAACTAATCATGAAGTTTGTCACCAAATCCTATTTGTCCATACATCCGTTATTGGAGTGAGACGATTCCATACGAAAGTATCAGTTCTTCCACACAGAAGGCTGCCAAAATGAAggtatatttcatttttttcgaCCATTTTTGTTACTTGCTTTTGTTTTTCCTTATACAAGGAACTAAACCATGGAGACTCTGAACTAAAGCAGAGGCAAGGAGATGGGGCAGGAACAAGGACAAGGAGATGGAGTCATTTGTTCACAATGTTATCAATCAATATTATTAACTAATCAGGATTTAATCTGTAATCAAAACCCTAAAAGATGTTATGAAGCTTTTCAGAACATAGCAATAAGAAGAAAACACCAAACCCACAATGTTATCAATCAGAGAGTGGTATTTGTTTTGCAAAAAAATCTAAACCCCCAACAATACAGTGTGTATTTGATTCGGTGAAGCCACTTAGTTAAACTAAACAAGGTTAGCCTCCTCTAACcccaaaacaaacaaactctaAGAATCGGTGAAGAAATTAATCGTAAATTAGAAACGTTACCTAGAGGCAAGCTTCTTCTTGACTCGACGACGCTTGGAGCTTCCTTGTGATGCAGCAGCTCGTCTTTaagcaaaaaagaaaaaaaacgcaaattaatttaataataagcAGACATAGAAGATAATGAAAGCTTTTGAAAACACTATAGTCCATACGATTTCAGTTCTTCAGATACACCTCCTTCCATCGATATCGATCGATGATCCCTAGTTTCCttcgaatttaagcaaacaaacAATGAACGATATTCTCTATAGTCCTAAATGACTGTGACTGTATATAGGTTAGGTTGGGGCGTCTACATGTATTTggaaaagttaaaaaattacaattaatttttGAGTTTTGATCAATTAAATTccaattatttttttacaatcaattgattatattttgtgCAAGTTCAGCGTACTGGAGCTattgagacactttgaaagttcaaaaggtAAATCAAGCTTTTTTCACAAGTTTAGGGaccaaatgatgtattaagccttagaAAATATGGTTTCAACGTTATTTGATGAATTGAAACGGTTTTACCCATTTTATTTAACTTATACATTATAAACttaatattttttacattttgacaTGTTTAATATAACAAACATTTTACACGATTGATGTTCAGAAAGTTGTATGTAATATTTAAATAACAagtcaaataattatataccttttgttcaaattttctatcaaatatggataaaattgaTCATGCATATTAAGTTAGGGGCAAAATTTACAATTTCATATATTACCGGTTAATCTAtacttctttaaaaaaaattgatattgaTTTTTGGGTTTAAAAGAAATACATGTCGGCTTAAAGCTAAATAAAGTCAATAATCTATACTTAGTATCTTGAAATATATCGAGGATCGACGGTCGGCCATCTTGGTGCAAAGGCCCTCATTTTGGTATAGCATTTCCGTCGCCCACACTATGTGGGTGTACCCCTATTCCGGTGGTGTTTCAACTGCATCTTTGCGTAAATTCTCGGTTTTTTTTCTATGTGAGATGGAGaagtttatttttcttttatcctcTTCAAAACTATTTCAATTGGTTCACTTTAAGCATCAATTTTTCATTCATCACTTctccgttttgagtttataatatatcgtTCAAAATATTGCATGACATAGAATACGTTCACGTATTTCAAATGATTTTAAAATCTATTAATCtattatatattttgataacaagtggagaaattctgatcggagttcgtccctgtggggggcgtcgttgggatcgacggggggaagctccgatgccaaagtcagtagagatttggagaataaactgaattgacaaagcttagagaatatagaaaGTATGTGTACCTTTGATAGCCCTAGCTGTAGGCTATTTATAGGGTTGATGAGTTATAATAGCTTAgttccattaatgcttcattaatggcgggtTACAGGTTTCCTTTAAGATGGCTATTAAGGGAAACTAATGCGCATTTATTAATCTTTATTCCTGCGTCTAACCTGACCGTTTATAAGGAGATTCGCCCTTGGCGATC includes these proteins:
- the LOC136208299 gene encoding uncharacterized protein, with the protein product MEGGVSEELKSRAAASQGSSKRRRVKKKLASRMQCGGDASHGQMGVGSESHLVKCKRIKKKRVSRLQRGPDASKGNMAGGSDGHQVNRKRVEEESFSWFQRGASEGDTAGGSKCHQVKRKRLKDGSFSGLPRAIDATQRQIDGGSARGRLRGTTVTSPSLVAILKEVNLGYAKMALEFYEKSQDAEFEVLEVLDVSGSRLQLPEAEDDQYWIHISFICKRKNADCSDVSPKHFFGELLKDDCSGKFHATCCSTFEPSDDPGFDHGCIFCLPDQKFHPTDGYCVGRPPWYIPKVVYGHPPWLYDENGTCLIK